A genomic region of Mus musculus strain C57BL/6J chromosome 7, GRCm38.p6 C57BL/6J contains the following coding sequences:
- the Lilra5 gene encoding leukocyte immunoglobulin-like receptor isoform X1: MTFVFTAVLCLGNPHKPTLSVQPGLVVAKGKQVTISCEVTTGAREYRLYKEGGPHPWRTRNTPKTTNKAQFLIPSIEQRSGGIYRCYYKTPTGWSEHSDPLELAVTGLYSKPSLSTQPSNVVNSGETVTLQCVSTLGFNRFVLTKEGEQKWSLIQESEFINSTGQFQGLFTVGPVTPSQRWIFRCYGYHVNSPQVWSEPSDLLEIHVSEADQPLRPSPNISDPKTVSQPQNYTMENLIRMGASILVLVLLGVLLFEAQHSQRQTQHAAGRESSASFMVADTWE; encoded by the exons ATGACCTTCGTCTTCACAGCTGTGCTCTGTCTGG GGAATCCGCACAAGCCAACCCTTAGTGTTCAGCCAGGATTGGTGGTTGCCAAAGGGAAGCAGGTGACCATCTCATGTGAGGTGACCACAGGGGCCCGGGAATACCGTCTTTATAAAGAGGGGGGTCCACATCCTTGGCGCACACGGAACACTCCGAAGACCACAAACAAAGCTCAGTTCTTGATCCCATCAATTGAACAACGATCTGGGGGGATATATCGCTGTTACTATAAGACCCCCACTGGGTGGTCAGAGCACAGTGACCCTCTAGAGCTTGCAGTGACAG GACTCTATAGTAAACCCAGCCTGTCCACCCAGCCCAGCAATGTTGTGAATTCAGGGGAGACTGTAACCCTTCAGTGTGTCTCAACACTGGGATTTAACAGGTTTGTTCTGACCAAGGAAGGAGAACAGAAGTGGTCCTTGATCCAGGAATCAGAGTTTATAAACTCTACGGGGCAATTCCAGGGCCTATTTACTGTGGGCCCCGTGACCCCCAGTCAAAGGTGGATATTCAGATGTTACGGCTATCATGTCAACAGCCCCCAGGTGTGGTCGGAACCCAGCGATCTCTTGGAAATACATGTGTCAG AAGCCGATCAGCCCCTCAGGCCATCACCAAACATATCAGACCCAAAGACAG TCTCACAGCCCCAgaattacacaatggagaaccTCATCAGGATGGGGGCTTCAATTTTGGTCCTTGTGCTTCTTGGCGTTCTTCTGTTCGAAGCTCAGCACAGCCAAAGGCAGACCCAACATGCAGCTGGGAGAGAAAGCAGTGCTTCTTTCATGGTGGCAGACACCTGGGAATAA
- the Lilra5 gene encoding leukocyte immunoglobulin-like receptor isoform X3 yields MTFVFTAVLCLGLNLGQETSMSEGNPHKPTLSVQPGLVVAKGKQVTISCEVTTGAREYRLYKEGGPHPWRTRNTPKTTNKAQFLIPSIEQRSGGIYRCYYKTPTGWSEHSDPLELAVTGLYSKPSLSTQPSNVVNSGETVTLQCVSTLGFNRSRSAPQAITKHIRPKDSLTAPELHNGEPHQDGGFNFGPCASWRSSVRSSAQPKADPTCSWERKQCFFHGGRHLGISPRISGGSGRKHLGLQ; encoded by the exons ATGACCTTCGTCTTCACAGCTGTGCTCTGTCTGG GGCTGAATCTGGGCCAAGAGACCTCCATGTCGGAAG GGAATCCGCACAAGCCAACCCTTAGTGTTCAGCCAGGATTGGTGGTTGCCAAAGGGAAGCAGGTGACCATCTCATGTGAGGTGACCACAGGGGCCCGGGAATACCGTCTTTATAAAGAGGGGGGTCCACATCCTTGGCGCACACGGAACACTCCGAAGACCACAAACAAAGCTCAGTTCTTGATCCCATCAATTGAACAACGATCTGGGGGGATATATCGCTGTTACTATAAGACCCCCACTGGGTGGTCAGAGCACAGTGACCCTCTAGAGCTTGCAGTGACAG GACTCTATAGTAAACCCAGCCTGTCCACCCAGCCCAGCAATGTTGTGAATTCAGGGGAGACTGTAACCCTTCAGTGTGTCTCAACACTGGGATTTAACAG AAGCCGATCAGCCCCTCAGGCCATCACCAAACATATCAGACCCAAAGACAG TCTCACAGCCCCAgaattacacaatggagaaccTCATCAGGATGGGGGCTTCAATTTTGGTCCTTGTGCTTCTTGGCGTTCTTCTGTTCGAAGCTCAGCACAGCCAAAGGCAGACCCAACATGCAGCTGGGAGAGAAAGCAGTGCTTCTTTCATGGTGGCAGACACCTGGGAATAAGTCCAAGGATCTCAGGTGGTTCTGGAAGAAAACATCTGGGACTACAATAG
- the Lilra5 gene encoding leukocyte immunoglobulin-like receptor precursor yields MTFVFTAVLCLGLNLGQETSMSEGNPHKPTLSVQPGLVVAKGKQVTISCEVTTGAREYRLYKEGGPHPWRTRNTPKTTNKAQFLIPSIEQRSGGIYRCYYKTPTGWSEHSDPLELAVTGLYSKPSLSTQPSNVVNSGETVTLQCVSTLGFNRFVLTKEGEQKWSLIQESEFINSTGQFQGLFTVGPVTPSQRWIFRCYGYHVNSPQVWSEPSDLLEIHVSEADQPLRPSPNISDPKTVSQPQNYTMENLIRMGASILVLVLLGVLLFEAQHSQRQTQHAAGRESSASFMVADTWE; encoded by the exons ATGACCTTCGTCTTCACAGCTGTGCTCTGTCTGG GGCTGAATCTGGGCCAAGAGACCTCCATGTCGGAAG GGAATCCGCACAAGCCAACCCTTAGTGTTCAGCCAGGATTGGTGGTTGCCAAAGGGAAGCAGGTGACCATCTCATGTGAGGTGACCACAGGGGCCCGGGAATACCGTCTTTATAAAGAGGGGGGTCCACATCCTTGGCGCACACGGAACACTCCGAAGACCACAAACAAAGCTCAGTTCTTGATCCCATCAATTGAACAACGATCTGGGGGGATATATCGCTGTTACTATAAGACCCCCACTGGGTGGTCAGAGCACAGTGACCCTCTAGAGCTTGCAGTGACAG GACTCTATAGTAAACCCAGCCTGTCCACCCAGCCCAGCAATGTTGTGAATTCAGGGGAGACTGTAACCCTTCAGTGTGTCTCAACACTGGGATTTAACAGGTTTGTTCTGACCAAGGAAGGAGAACAGAAGTGGTCCTTGATCCAGGAATCAGAGTTTATAAACTCTACGGGGCAATTCCAGGGCCTATTTACTGTGGGCCCCGTGACCCCCAGTCAAAGGTGGATATTCAGATGTTACGGCTATCATGTCAACAGCCCCCAGGTGTGGTCGGAACCCAGCGATCTCTTGGAAATACATGTGTCAG AAGCCGATCAGCCCCTCAGGCCATCACCAAACATATCAGACCCAAAGACAG TCTCACAGCCCCAgaattacacaatggagaaccTCATCAGGATGGGGGCTTCAATTTTGGTCCTTGTGCTTCTTGGCGTTCTTCTGTTCGAAGCTCAGCACAGCCAAAGGCAGACCCAACATGCAGCTGGGAGAGAAAGCAGTGCTTCTTTCATGGTGGCAGACACCTGGGAATAA
- the Lilra5 gene encoding leukocyte immunoglobulin-like receptor isoform X2, with the protein MTFVFTAVLCLGLNLGQETSMSEGNPHKPTLSVQPGLVVAKGKQVTISCEVTTGAREYRLYKEGGPHPWRTRNTPKTTNKAQFLIPSIEQRSGGIYRCYYKTPTGWSEHSDPLELAVTGLYSKPSLSTQPSNVVNSGETVTLQCVSTLGFNRFVLTKEGEQKWSLIQESEFINSTGQFQGLFTVGPVTPSQRWIFRCYGYHVNSPQVWSEPSDLLEIHVSVSQPQNYTMENLIRMGASILVLVLLGVLLFEAQHSQRQTQHAAGRESSASFMVADTWE; encoded by the exons ATGACCTTCGTCTTCACAGCTGTGCTCTGTCTGG GGCTGAATCTGGGCCAAGAGACCTCCATGTCGGAAG GGAATCCGCACAAGCCAACCCTTAGTGTTCAGCCAGGATTGGTGGTTGCCAAAGGGAAGCAGGTGACCATCTCATGTGAGGTGACCACAGGGGCCCGGGAATACCGTCTTTATAAAGAGGGGGGTCCACATCCTTGGCGCACACGGAACACTCCGAAGACCACAAACAAAGCTCAGTTCTTGATCCCATCAATTGAACAACGATCTGGGGGGATATATCGCTGTTACTATAAGACCCCCACTGGGTGGTCAGAGCACAGTGACCCTCTAGAGCTTGCAGTGACAG GACTCTATAGTAAACCCAGCCTGTCCACCCAGCCCAGCAATGTTGTGAATTCAGGGGAGACTGTAACCCTTCAGTGTGTCTCAACACTGGGATTTAACAGGTTTGTTCTGACCAAGGAAGGAGAACAGAAGTGGTCCTTGATCCAGGAATCAGAGTTTATAAACTCTACGGGGCAATTCCAGGGCCTATTTACTGTGGGCCCCGTGACCCCCAGTCAAAGGTGGATATTCAGATGTTACGGCTATCATGTCAACAGCCCCCAGGTGTGGTCGGAACCCAGCGATCTCTTGGAAATACATGTGTCAG TCTCACAGCCCCAgaattacacaatggagaaccTCATCAGGATGGGGGCTTCAATTTTGGTCCTTGTGCTTCTTGGCGTTCTTCTGTTCGAAGCTCAGCACAGCCAAAGGCAGACCCAACATGCAGCTGGGAGAGAAAGCAGTGCTTCTTTCATGGTGGCAGACACCTGGGAATAA